From Bacillota bacterium, the proteins below share one genomic window:
- a CDS encoding MGMT family protein → MRWSLSNRSIRHSAYSTDEFNRRVYELVRQIPAGSVIAYGQIAAMLGRPRGARMVGRAMRLVPKELNLPCHRVVNSKGELAPPHIFGGKGVQRQKLEAEGVIFKDSGRIDMESCTWEAVELHYFGVDVEERP, encoded by the coding sequence ATGAGATGGAGTTTGAGTAATAGATCAATAAGACATTCAGCCTATTCCACGGATGAGTTTAACAGGCGTGTTTATGAGCTGGTTCGTCAAATACCTGCAGGTAGCGTGATTGCCTACGGCCAAATAGCCGCTATGCTCGGCCGGCCTCGGGGTGCGCGGATGGTGGGCAGGGCGATGCGCTTGGTCCCGAAAGAGCTAAATCTTCCTTGCCATCGCGTGGTGAATAGCAAAGGCGAGTTGGCGCCGCCCCATATCTTTGGCGGCAAGGGTGTCCAGCGGCAGAAGCTTGAAGCCGAAGGAGTAATCTTTAAGGATAGTGGCCGCATTGATATGGAAAGCTGCACGTGGGAGGCAGTCGAGCTACATTATTTTGGTGTTGATGTAGAAGAACGGCCCTGA
- a CDS encoding type II toxin-antitoxin system Phd/YefM family antitoxin, translating into MMNIRPSAAIRKNYKEISELCKRTGEPVYLTKNGSGDLVVMDIEAFARRESMLKLREKLLQSEIDIQKGRTYSIDETVSAMRQAVAEGANDSKE; encoded by the coding sequence ATAATGAATATACGACCTTCTGCTGCAATACGAAAGAATTACAAGGAGATTTCTGAGCTCTGTAAGCGCACAGGTGAACCGGTTTACCTGACGAAAAACGGCAGTGGCGATCTTGTGGTAATGGATATAGAGGCGTTTGCTCGGCGTGAAAGTATGTTGAAGCTCAGGGAGAAGCTGCTGCAATCAGAAATTGACATTCAAAAGGGGCGGACCTATTCCATAGATGAGACAGTCTCCGCTATGCGCCAGGCTGTCGCAGAGGGTGCCAATGACAGCAAAGAATAA
- a CDS encoding VanZ family protein produces MLLLTVYILIDFYRKRKDNLLRRLVFYSFLFYVLNVLHQALGGIFIPPLPTDGYQGPLRLFQPYPFYFVWDFVRMLDYGLGPAFRIVRPSFYNLLFLAPLGFYLPCLFRVKSVMQVALIAFLVSLMIESAQLLTTVTGLVMRRSFNVDDLLLNTLGAVLVFVFYPRVSEWIFGDHWRL; encoded by the coding sequence ATGTTGCTGCTGACCGTCTACATTTTGATCGACTTTTACCGTAAGCGTAAAGACAACCTGCTGCGGCGCCTGGTGTTTTATAGCTTTCTGTTTTATGTGCTTAATGTTCTGCATCAGGCCTTAGGCGGCATCTTTATTCCGCCTTTGCCGACTGATGGCTACCAAGGACCGCTTCGCTTATTCCAGCCGTATCCATTTTATTTCGTTTGGGATTTTGTGCGGATGCTGGACTACGGCTTGGGACCAGCCTTTAGGATTGTCCGTCCTTCATTCTATAATCTGCTGTTTCTAGCGCCCTTGGGTTTTTACCTGCCCTGCTTGTTTCGGGTTAAATCCGTAATGCAGGTGGCACTGATTGCTTTCTTGGTCTCGCTTATGATTGAATCGGCCCAGTTACTTACGACCGTTACTGGCTTGGTAATGCGTCGGAGCTTTAATGTCGATGATTTGCTGCTCAACACCCTGGGGGCGGTGCTGGTGTTTGTTTTCTACCCCCGAGTCAGCGAGTGGATATTTGGCGATCACTGGCGTCTATAG
- a CDS encoding DUF3798 domain-containing protein has protein sequence MSKRKKWLFKSFGFLLFAVLLLPLVACGSSTNQNQAGDWKLGIMATSPEMIAENPFTQAGSDGQAYFMAKQMQAEFGEEHIIIVSPPNRYMAEQETTMNLVTEMAEDPAVKAIIIAPGIPGTYLAISTAREIRPDLLFIVGSPGETQQSIAHISDIALATDYSGRVPKIIENARAMGAETIVHYTRPASWVSPDSVEALKLNAEAQGLQFVEVTTPASGSVDSPERTPQAHDRLYTEIQSFVSEDVPKKIADYGPSTAIIGNGFFMLEAMLTQTMEHGGIFPAQTHDTGFGYSYWLPEALGIEVPENKQAEIPWIHQEVNQLVLENGWGGRIATWPIPPNMLFVQAGTYYAIDWIDGKIEDRNNKAALLNIMEEISGVPVGLSEYPGTDNYYLYLSEPIIFGR, from the coding sequence TTGTCAAAGCGTAAAAAGTGGCTCTTTAAATCCTTCGGGTTTCTTCTATTTGCCGTCCTGTTACTCCCACTGGTCGCCTGTGGTTCATCTACTAACCAGAACCAGGCTGGCGATTGGAAGCTAGGCATCATGGCCACCAGCCCGGAAATGATTGCCGAAAACCCGTTTACGCAAGCAGGCAGTGACGGCCAGGCCTATTTTATGGCAAAACAAATGCAGGCGGAGTTTGGTGAAGAACATATCATCATCGTCAGCCCGCCCAATCGCTATATGGCTGAACAAGAAACAACCATGAACCTGGTCACGGAGATGGCAGAGGATCCTGCGGTCAAGGCAATTATCATCGCGCCGGGTATACCAGGTACGTACTTGGCTATTAGCACCGCCAGAGAAATCCGCCCGGACCTTCTGTTTATCGTCGGCTCTCCCGGAGAAACCCAACAAAGTATAGCTCACATCAGCGACATCGCCCTCGCCACAGATTACTCGGGACGCGTGCCCAAAATCATTGAAAACGCCCGCGCCATGGGCGCCGAGACGATTGTCCATTACACCCGTCCCGCGAGCTGGGTTAGTCCGGACTCGGTTGAGGCGCTTAAACTTAACGCCGAAGCGCAGGGCTTACAGTTCGTGGAAGTAACCACCCCTGCCTCCGGCTCGGTAGACAGTCCCGAACGCACACCCCAAGCTCATGACCGGCTATATACGGAAATACAGAGCTTTGTCAGCGAGGATGTTCCCAAAAAAATCGCCGACTATGGACCTAGCACAGCGATAATTGGGAACGGATTCTTTATGCTGGAAGCGATGCTAACCCAAACCATGGAACATGGCGGCATCTTCCCGGCCCAGACTCATGACACCGGTTTTGGCTATAGTTACTGGCTGCCGGAAGCGCTGGGCATCGAAGTCCCGGAGAACAAGCAAGCCGAGATCCCCTGGATTCATCAGGAGGTCAACCAACTGGTGCTTGAAAACGGCTGGGGTGGCCGGATTGCAACCTGGCCAATCCCGCCAAACATGCTGTTTGTCCAGGCCGGCACCTATTATGCCATCGACTGGATTGACGGCAAGATCGAAGACCGCAACAACAAAGCGGCGCTGCTGAATATCATGGAAGAAATTTCCGGTGTCCCGGTTGGACTGAGCGAATACCCCGGCACCGATAATTATTACCTCTACCTGTCTGAGCCCATTATCTTTGGCAGATAG
- a CDS encoding DUF3798 domain-containing protein: MLPKGKTTLTVLLCIFLTALLACSPQDGDDPDRLPDDNGDQDEEAKVVILATSTHVDFGRGEGEEHTIAEQMKAEFGDRVIVTSPHESWQSSYTDTTVMLLEIVEDPSVKAIIVTPGIVGVNHYISAVRAVHPDIFFFVASPMYNPDDVAASDIVIHPDEVARGPKLVEQAHKMGAGTFVHYSFDRHMSVDIIEERLKLMKQTAEELGLDFVEVVTADPVDITVDGLQAFIIEDVPQKIAEYGPDTAFFGTSEAMMEPMLTQVIINGGIFPGLNDSGYFSPTYHILADVFGVDVPESQKADLPWILDQVNDKATEMGMAGRIATSPVSPNLMSIQAGTYYAMDWLDGKIEDRNDKEALQAIMTDVAGAPLQMQDYPGTDNCYLYLFDSVILSE; the protein is encoded by the coding sequence ATGTTGCCTAAAGGCAAAACGACGCTAACTGTTCTCCTCTGTATCTTCCTTACAGCATTACTGGCATGCAGTCCCCAGGATGGAGATGACCCGGACCGACTCCCAGATGACAACGGCGACCAGGACGAAGAAGCGAAAGTTGTCATCCTCGCCACCAGCACGCATGTAGATTTCGGAAGAGGCGAGGGGGAGGAACACACGATTGCCGAGCAAATGAAGGCCGAGTTTGGCGACAGAGTTATTGTCACCAGTCCCCACGAGTCGTGGCAATCCAGTTACACCGACACTACGGTAATGCTGCTGGAAATTGTCGAAGACCCCAGTGTTAAAGCGATTATCGTCACCCCCGGGATAGTGGGCGTAAATCACTATATCAGTGCAGTACGAGCTGTGCACCCAGATATATTCTTCTTCGTCGCCTCCCCTATGTATAACCCTGACGATGTCGCCGCCAGCGATATTGTCATCCACCCCGACGAAGTTGCCCGCGGCCCTAAACTAGTAGAACAAGCCCATAAAATGGGCGCAGGGACCTTTGTCCACTACTCCTTCGACCGTCACATGTCAGTTGATATTATTGAGGAGCGCCTGAAGCTAATGAAGCAAACGGCCGAAGAACTGGGCCTGGATTTTGTGGAAGTAGTAACGGCCGACCCTGTAGACATTACAGTAGACGGCTTACAGGCTTTTATCATCGAGGATGTTCCACAAAAAATTGCCGAGTATGGCCCCGACACCGCGTTTTTTGGCACCAGCGAAGCGATGATGGAACCAATGCTTACCCAGGTAATTATAAATGGTGGCATCTTCCCGGGACTCAACGACTCCGGCTATTTTTCGCCCACATATCATATCCTTGCGGACGTTTTCGGTGTTGACGTGCCCGAGAGCCAAAAGGCCGACTTACCCTGGATTCTCGACCAGGTGAATGACAAAGCAACAGAAATGGGCATGGCCGGCCGCATCGCTACCAGCCCGGTTTCGCCAAACCTTATGTCCATCCAGGCCGGCACATACTACGCCATGGACTGGCTAGACGGCAAAATCGAAGACCGCAACGACAAGGAAGCGCTGCAGGCAATCATGACAGACGTGGCCGGCGCGCCGCTCCAAATGCAAGATTATCCCGGCACCGACAACTGCTACTTGTACCTATTCGACTCTGTCATCTTGAGTGAATAA
- a CDS encoding DUF3798 domain-containing protein translates to MLLQILEHGGISPAQCCPDIYHIMPEALGINLLDESRGDAPWLLAQIDERIVELGGAGRIATWPLPPDMLVVEAGTRYAVAWIASAIKERNDKDALQKIME, encoded by the coding sequence CTGCTTCTTCAAATACTGGAGCACGGCGGCATCTCTCCCGCCCAATGTTGTCCTGATATTTACCACATCATGCCGGAAGCCCTGGGTATTAATTTACTAGATGAAAGTCGTGGCGACGCACCTTGGCTGTTGGCGCAAATCGATGAACGAATTGTTGAGCTGGGCGGCGCCGGACGGATTGCCACCTGGCCACTGCCTCCGGATATGCTGGTAGTCGAGGCGGGCACACGCTACGCCGTGGCCTGGATTGCCAGTGCCATTAAGGAGCGCAATGATAAGGACGCACTCCAAAAAATCATGGAATAA
- a CDS encoding DUF3798 domain-containing protein, translated as MRQKAEKLGLTFLEVEAPDPVEDAGVAGTQQFILSDVPEKLAQYGPNTAFFGTNCGM; from the coding sequence ATGCGGCAAAAGGCGGAAAAACTTGGCCTCACTTTTTTAGAGGTGGAGGCTCCCGACCCAGTTGAAGATGCCGGCGTCGCCGGCACCCAACAGTTCATCCTCTCTGATGTCCCGGAAAAACTTGCCCAATACGGACCAAACACGGCGTTCTTTGGCACCAACTGCGGCATGTAA
- a CDS encoding DUF3798 domain-containing protein: protein MSIKPWLKSTLISVLIIGLLVTPACSKAPQNWKLGIITLTDLEDDTGYQSAKALEAEFGQERIWLASTRIDRWISNLDHIDETIAGMADDPDVKAIIIATAVSGVAEAVTKAREARPDILFILGTPLENPDIITAISDIVMDIDFVGRGHQIVEQAVAMGTEVFVHYSFPRHMEI, encoded by the coding sequence ATGTCGATTAAACCATGGTTGAAATCCACTTTAATCTCTGTGCTTATAATTGGGTTGCTTGTCACCCCGGCCTGTAGCAAAGCGCCGCAGAACTGGAAACTTGGCATCATAACTTTAACCGACCTCGAAGACGACACCGGGTATCAGAGTGCCAAAGCGCTCGAAGCAGAATTTGGCCAGGAAAGGATTTGGCTGGCCAGCACCCGCATCGACCGCTGGATTTCCAACCTTGACCATATCGACGAAACCATTGCAGGCATGGCCGATGACCCGGATGTCAAAGCAATTATCATTGCCACGGCGGTATCTGGTGTTGCAGAAGCGGTGACAAAGGCCCGGGAAGCCCGCCCCGATATCCTCTTTATCCTCGGCACGCCCCTTGAAAACCCAGATATAATCACAGCCATCAGCGATATCGTTATGGACATCGACTTCGTGGGTCGCGGCCACCAGATTGTTGAGCAGGCGGTGGCAATGGGCACAGAGGTGTTTGTCCACTATTCTTTCCCCCGCCACATGGAGATTTAA
- a CDS encoding DUF805 domain-containing protein has product MSWYIAVLKKYADFNGRARRMEYWMFVLFNVIFAIVAAIIDQLLGTYMVIYVLYMLAVLIPGLAVFVRRLHDIGKSGWWFFISLVPIIGGIWLLILLLTDSQPGTNEYGANPKETGVAA; this is encoded by the coding sequence ATGAGTTGGTACATTGCAGTTCTGAAGAAGTATGCTGATTTCAACGGCAGGGCCAGAAGAATGGAATATTGGATGTTTGTTCTCTTTAATGTGATTTTTGCAATCGTGGCCGCAATTATTGATCAATTACTAGGAACTTATATGGTAATTTACGTGCTTTACATGTTAGCAGTTTTAATTCCCGGGTTGGCTGTTTTCGTTCGGAGATTGCACGATATTGGCAAAAGCGGATGGTGGTTTTTCATTTCCCTGGTTCCTATCATTGGGGGCATTTGGTTGCTAATTTTGCTTCTGACTGATAGTCAGCCGGGCACCAATGAATACGGAGCAAATCCAAAGGAAACGGGAGTCGCCGCCTAA
- a CDS encoding FtsX-like permease family protein, whose product MALVAIILSIIFMAVASIITFNATLISIYSDKKTFGIYKAFGMTPLQIRLSMVWKVALLAAVGVSIGMPLALATTPGMLGVLLTNMGLVSFPFDITLWGTLAVIPVCLAVALLSAWLPSGRILGLNPRNLIIE is encoded by the coding sequence ATGGCTCTGGTGGCGATAATCCTCAGCATCATTTTCATGGCCGTTGCCTCGATTATTACCTTTAACGCAACCTTGATTAGCATCTACAGCGACAAAAAGACCTTCGGCATCTACAAGGCCTTTGGGATGACCCCGCTGCAGATCCGGCTCTCCATGGTCTGGAAGGTTGCGCTCCTGGCAGCCGTCGGCGTGTCAATCGGCATGCCCCTGGCCCTGGCCACCACCCCAGGGATGCTGGGAGTGCTGCTCACCAATATGGGTCTGGTCAGCTTCCCCTTCGACATCACCCTCTGGGGAACCCTGGCGGTAATTCCTGTCTGCCTGGCTGTGGCACTGCTCAGCGCCTGGCTGCCCTCGGGCCGCATCCTCGGCCTAAACCCGAGAAACCTGATAATTGAGTAA
- a CDS encoding PRD domain-containing protein, whose product MDSNLAKRLEILKHAGEIDVKIHDSVQYFLGILEQKYDIQLTAHNGAALVTHLAMALARIDKGKDVQGMSSQLMSEVEKSKYYNDLTPLIVELERHSGLVIPDSEQGYLALHLASLLENIKGGENE is encoded by the coding sequence ATGGATAGTAATTTGGCAAAAAGACTTGAAATTCTAAAACATGCTGGTGAAATCGATGTTAAGATTCACGATTCTGTGCAATATTTCCTTGGAATACTGGAGCAAAAGTACGACATTCAATTGACGGCCCACAATGGAGCTGCGTTGGTGACTCATCTGGCGATGGCGCTCGCGAGAATTGATAAAGGCAAAGATGTTCAAGGAATGTCATCACAGCTTATGTCAGAGGTAGAAAAAAGCAAGTACTATAATGATTTAACACCGTTGATTGTAGAACTTGAACGACATAGCGGACTGGTAATTCCTGATTCAGAGCAAGGGTATTTGGCGCTTCATCTTGCTAGTCTGCTCGAAAATATCAAAGGGGGCGAGAATGAATAA
- a CDS encoding DUF2620 family protein, with the protein MIKIVVGGQMDKNNIAELLERHGQDQVEVSIKSDIEAALAVKNNQADYYFGACATGAGGALAMAIGLLGAQYSLSVSMPGKIIAENEIREGVRNGKKAFGFVNTDAEKVVPVIIDEILKK; encoded by the coding sequence ATGATAAAAATCGTTGTCGGAGGCCAAATGGATAAAAATAACATCGCCGAATTGCTTGAGCGTCACGGGCAAGACCAGGTAGAGGTAAGTATAAAAAGTGACATAGAGGCAGCACTAGCTGTAAAAAACAATCAGGCAGATTATTATTTTGGTGCTTGTGCGACTGGTGCAGGAGGCGCCTTGGCTATGGCTATTGGATTATTGGGCGCTCAATATAGTCTTTCCGTCAGTATGCCGGGCAAAATTATCGCTGAAAATGAAATTCGTGAGGGGGTGAGGAATGGCAAAAAGGCATTTGGGTTTGTCAATACCGATGCTGAGAAGGTTGTACCCGTTATAATCGATGAGATTCTAAAGAAATAG